One window of Mediterraneibacter butyricigenes genomic DNA carries:
- a CDS encoding hydantoinase B/oxoprolinase family protein: MAQNDKINPVTLDIVKDSLIAVSNEIFYAFAQTSMSPIIYETLDYASGIADAEGRLLTQGNGVTGFIGMISPMICAVVEKHGKENLHPGDVYIINDPFMGGGTHMSDVGMVMPIFYHDELIAFAGNKAHWSDIGGMAPGSFTTDATNLYQEGMCFSGTKLVDRGELVEPVWDLMRSNMRYPQISQGDMWGQISSLRTGEKRICELCDKYGADVVKGSMKRLVSQGEQIARRRLAEMPKGTWEMDEYMDDDGHGNPVHLQVKVTITDDEFVADFTGSDPQVVGCVNSGATAAYAGVKVVFMSVVGPELAVNDGVFAPLRTICEPGSVLKANRPAATSCYYESMIYVIDLVWKALAPIFPESLGAGHLLSVCTVLMAGKHQDSGNDYLIIEPTVGGWGACKGHDGQVGLFCVGDGETYNVPVEMAETRYGIRVDEHSLHTDGAGAGEFRGGSGAVRVYRSMNENQTFTAAFGRNKWPVWGAAGGKDGSVNYLQFIDADGTVSEPMGITARRVMNTNDVVRMVTATGGGYGDPFKRPAEKVAMDVKNEYITADQAKEDYGVLVDPNTFQVLGLTEERQNAEK; the protein is encoded by the coding sequence ATGGCTCAGAACGACAAAATCAATCCAGTCACACTGGATATCGTAAAAGACTCTTTGATTGCAGTAAGTAATGAAATTTTCTATGCATTTGCACAGACTTCCATGAGCCCGATTATTTACGAAACACTGGACTATGCAAGTGGTATCGCAGATGCGGAAGGACGCCTGCTTACACAGGGAAATGGTGTTACCGGATTTATCGGTATGATTTCCCCGATGATTTGCGCGGTAGTAGAAAAACACGGAAAAGAAAATCTCCATCCTGGAGATGTATATATTATTAACGATCCGTTTATGGGTGGCGGAACCCATATGTCTGATGTAGGAATGGTAATGCCCATCTTCTATCACGATGAGCTGATCGCTTTTGCCGGAAATAAAGCACACTGGAGTGACATCGGAGGAATGGCACCCGGATCCTTTACCACAGATGCAACAAATCTTTATCAGGAAGGCATGTGTTTTTCCGGCACAAAACTGGTGGACCGTGGAGAACTGGTAGAACCTGTATGGGATCTGATGCGCAGTAATATGCGGTATCCTCAAATTTCACAGGGTGACATGTGGGGGCAGATTTCCTCTCTTCGTACCGGGGAAAAACGGATTTGCGAATTATGCGATAAATATGGAGCAGATGTCGTAAAAGGATCTATGAAACGTCTGGTATCACAGGGAGAACAAATCGCTCGTCGTCGTTTGGCTGAAATGCCAAAAGGAACATGGGAAATGGATGAATACATGGATGACGACGGACATGGCAATCCGGTTCATTTGCAGGTAAAAGTCACCATTACTGATGACGAATTTGTTGCGGACTTTACCGGCAGTGATCCACAGGTTGTAGGATGTGTAAACTCCGGTGCAACCGCAGCATATGCAGGCGTAAAGGTAGTCTTTATGTCAGTAGTAGGGCCAGAGCTTGCAGTCAATGACGGAGTCTTTGCTCCACTGCGTACCATCTGCGAACCCGGAAGTGTGTTAAAAGCCAATCGACCGGCAGCCACCTCCTGTTATTACGAAAGTATGATCTATGTCATCGACCTGGTATGGAAAGCATTGGCACCTATTTTCCCAGAATCTCTAGGTGCAGGACATTTACTCTCTGTTTGTACGGTTCTGATGGCGGGAAAACATCAGGATTCCGGAAATGATTACTTGATTATCGAACCAACCGTTGGTGGATGGGGTGCCTGCAAAGGACACGATGGACAAGTAGGACTTTTCTGCGTTGGTGACGGAGAAACCTATAACGTTCCAGTTGAAATGGCAGAAACCCGCTATGGTATCCGTGTCGACGAGCACAGTCTTCATACAGATGGTGCCGGTGCCGGTGAATTCCGTGGAGGAAGCGGTGCGGTGCGCGTATATCGTTCCATGAATGAAAATCAGACCTTTACGGCTGCCTTTGGCAGAAATAAATGGCCGGTATGGGGAGCTGCCGGCGGTAAGGACGGTTCTGTGAATTACTTACAGTTTATCGATGCAGATGGAACCGTAAGCGAACCAATGGGAATCACTGCACGCCGTGTTATGAATACCAATGATGTTGTCCGCATGGTTACTGCAACCGGTGGTGGATATGGAGATCCATTCAAGCGGCCGGCCGAAAAAGTAGCTATGGATGTAAAAAACGAATACATCACAGCAGATCAGGCAAAAGAGGACTATGGTGTTTTGGTTGACCCAAATACCTTCCAGGTACTTGGTTTGACAGAAGAACGTCAGAACGCTGAAAAATAA
- a CDS encoding BCCT family transporter has product MREALKQLDKRVYIMTLTMILLLLILLGTCPGIITGWINGLFSLAVEKFGWLYILTNCGCFVLFFYLYFGKYGNIKLGKPEEKPRFSTFSWASMIFTSGAGSSTVILGFVEPVNYLTNTPFHIKAMSNEAYEYAHMYGQFHWGISAWAFYVPAIAAISYMLYKRNSKSVKISNTLVPLFGKKIETSWIGKIIDSIVSLGIVASITTSLGLGVPVMSELIADTFKIKQSIWLQLFVFFVWFLIFGWSVFRGMDNGIKKLTSINMYIIFAFLIAFFLVSPMNDIIRMEMNSVGLYLDKLPRMMFNTDPFGNQKFVNDWTMFYWGWWLIFIPIMGMFVAKISRGRTLKQVLLGQMIWGSLGCCTFLGILGGYSLYLQKHGIVDLVSIVEKEGNGKAVLAIMQTLPLSKLFIVVLIVLCFVFLATTIDSTAMVLGSATSTGLRPDEDPHLYNRFSWAIAIFALAIALSFTGGLQLVQRFAIVLGFPLIFIAGLMSISVLKAMKEDYGNKTKEEIIKLENTLEIKRKKESL; this is encoded by the coding sequence ATGAGAGAAGCTCTTAAACAATTGGATAAAAGAGTCTATATCATGACTTTGACTATGATCCTTCTATTGTTGATTTTGCTTGGGACTTGTCCTGGAATCATTACTGGTTGGATAAATGGATTGTTTTCACTTGCTGTAGAAAAATTTGGATGGCTTTATATTCTAACAAATTGCGGCTGTTTTGTATTGTTTTTTTATTTGTATTTCGGAAAATATGGAAATATAAAACTTGGAAAACCTGAAGAAAAGCCACGGTTTTCAACATTTAGCTGGGCCTCCATGATTTTTACTTCAGGTGCAGGTTCAAGTACAGTAATCCTTGGCTTTGTAGAACCGGTAAACTATCTAACAAACACGCCTTTTCATATCAAAGCAATGTCCAATGAAGCTTACGAATATGCACATATGTATGGACAGTTTCATTGGGGAATCAGTGCATGGGCATTCTATGTACCGGCAATAGCCGCTATTTCGTACATGCTTTATAAAAGAAACAGCAAAAGTGTAAAGATTTCCAATACGTTGGTTCCCCTATTTGGTAAAAAAATTGAAACATCCTGGATTGGAAAAATCATTGATTCCATTGTATCACTTGGAATTGTAGCATCTATTACAACATCACTTGGCCTGGGTGTTCCGGTTATGTCAGAACTTATTGCAGACACCTTTAAAATCAAACAAAGTATCTGGCTACAACTATTTGTGTTTTTTGTATGGTTCCTTATTTTTGGTTGGAGCGTATTTCGTGGAATGGATAACGGAATCAAAAAGCTTACTAGCATAAATATGTATATTATTTTCGCATTTCTGATTGCCTTCTTTTTAGTATCTCCTATGAATGACATTATAAGAATGGAAATGAACAGTGTCGGACTATACCTTGATAAACTGCCACGTATGATGTTTAATACAGATCCTTTCGGAAACCAAAAATTTGTAAATGACTGGACAATGTTTTATTGGGGATGGTGGTTAATCTTTATTCCAATCATGGGAATGTTTGTGGCAAAAATCTCCCGCGGCAGAACCTTAAAACAAGTTCTTCTGGGACAAATGATATGGGGAAGTTTAGGATGTTGTACATTTCTTGGTATTTTGGGCGGATACTCTTTGTATTTGCAAAAACACGGAATCGTAGATTTGGTTTCCATCGTAGAAAAGGAAGGAAATGGAAAGGCTGTTCTTGCAATTATGCAGACTCTACCACTCAGTAAATTATTTATTGTTGTATTGATTGTACTCTGTTTTGTATTTTTGGCAACGACGATTGACTCGACAGCAATGGTTCTTGGATCAGCTACTTCAACAGGGTTGCGTCCGGATGAGGACCCTCATCTTTATAATCGTTTCAGCTGGGCAATTGCAATTTTTGCTCTTGCAATAGCTCTTTCGTTCACTGGTGGTTTGCAACTGGTACAAAGATTTGCAATTGTATTGGGTTTCCCTCTGATTTTTATCGCAGGTCTGATGTCCATATCTGTATTAAAAGCAATGAAAGAGGATTATGGAAATAAAACGAAAGAAGAAATCATAAAACTTGAAAACACTTTAGAAATAAAACGAAAGAAGGAATCATTATGA
- the hisC gene encoding histidinol-phosphate transaminase: protein MVKGIRKEAYDCEKYVSGKSMDEVMAEYGLSSVIKLGSNENQYGPYETAFKEMQAEVGRINIYPEKNYIRLKELLGEKLGVTKDWVSLGHGAGNVLDSVAKTLLEDGDEVIVPQQSYRLYREISKIMGAKVIEVPLNDSYTIDLNDFKKALTPKTKIVWICNPNNPTGSIIDKDSFSSFIDAMPENCWMVLDEAYAEFCDSDLLPDVMKFIKEGKNVIDIHTFSKYYGLAGGRIGYLVASPEFVNWYDTVSEPFNANRIGLAGAVALMENEEECKKYGDLMIHDREWLNEELTKLGCKCYPSYANFVFFETPYSASEIGEKLLQKGIIVRPCGGWGYEKHLRVSIGTTEQNKEFLQGIKEVLQTMN from the coding sequence ATGGTAAAAGGAATTCGTAAAGAGGCATATGATTGCGAAAAGTATGTATCCGGAAAAAGCATGGATGAGGTTATGGCAGAGTATGGTTTGAGTAGTGTAATCAAACTCGGTTCTAATGAAAATCAGTATGGACCTTACGAAACCGCTTTTAAAGAGATGCAGGCAGAAGTTGGCAGAATCAATATTTATCCTGAAAAAAATTATATCCGTTTAAAAGAATTACTCGGAGAAAAACTGGGAGTTACTAAGGATTGGGTAAGTCTTGGACACGGTGCTGGAAATGTACTTGATTCAGTAGCAAAAACATTGTTGGAAGATGGAGATGAAGTTATCGTACCACAGCAGTCCTATCGTTTGTATCGTGAAATATCTAAAATTATGGGCGCAAAAGTTATAGAAGTACCATTGAATGATTCCTATACCATTGACCTTAATGACTTTAAGAAAGCATTAACACCAAAAACAAAGATCGTATGGATTTGCAATCCAAACAATCCTACCGGTTCAATTATCGATAAAGATAGCTTTTCTTCTTTTATCGATGCAATGCCGGAGAATTGTTGGATGGTATTAGATGAAGCGTATGCTGAATTTTGTGATTCCGATCTTTTGCCGGATGTTATGAAGTTTATCAAAGAAGGGAAAAATGTAATAGATATTCATACATTTTCAAAATACTACGGACTTGCTGGTGGCCGAATCGGATATCTGGTAGCATCACCAGAATTTGTAAACTGGTATGACACGGTTAGTGAACCATTTAATGCCAACCGTATCGGACTTGCGGGTGCTGTAGCATTAATGGAAAATGAAGAAGAATGCAAAAAATATGGAGATCTTATGATTCATGACAGAGAATGGTTAAATGAAGAATTAACCAAACTTGGATGTAAATGCTATCCTTCTTATGCAAACTTCGTCTTCTTCGAAACTCCATATAGTGCGTCAGAAATTGGAGAAAAATTACTTCAAAAAGGAATCATTGTAAGACCTTGCGGAGGATGGGGATACGAGAAACATCTTCGTGTCAGCATTGGAACGACAGAACAGAATAAAGAGTTCTTGCAAGGCATAAAAGAAGTTCTGCAGACAATGAACTAG
- a CDS encoding MFS transporter gives MNQTLKKYLTLIVLGLAGGSIYIFPYLKYVFYDPLIHVLHISNAQSGMLLTMYAIGCVILYIPGGILADKVNPKKALILSLLATSALTIIFAVIIFLGLPGSVSFGISLVIWLLLAFGSGFVFWTALLKAIRIIGTEEEQGRMYGVYYAANGTTAAIIAVVNLWAYNLGGGDKNEQMGFFFAVISMAIFTILAAILLAIFMEGTTDKDISTAEEDKFHFSDIGEVVKNPAVWLVSIMFFCIYGVYSCSSYFTPYLTDIVGLSTTVAGACSVIRTYVVMLIAAPLGGILADKIFKSTLNWFRFGGTILAFSIALVILVGSQAPAMLIAVLTLIPGLFSMCLYGVMFSTMHEINIPIKVAGTAIGIASIIGYLPDMFLSTFFGSILDKAQGAAGYMQIFEILAVFCVIVVVISCFLYTKYVKKAK, from the coding sequence ATGAATCAAACATTAAAAAAATATTTGACATTGATTGTTCTAGGACTTGCGGGAGGATCTATTTATATTTTCCCGTATCTAAAATATGTATTTTATGATCCTTTGATTCACGTATTACATATAAGTAATGCACAGTCAGGCATGCTTCTTACGATGTATGCAATAGGATGTGTTATTCTTTACATTCCGGGCGGTATTTTGGCAGATAAAGTAAATCCTAAAAAAGCATTAATATTATCGTTATTAGCAACTTCCGCATTAACAATTATTTTTGCAGTCATAATTTTTCTTGGTTTACCAGGCTCTGTATCTTTTGGAATTTCACTTGTCATCTGGCTTTTACTTGCATTTGGATCTGGTTTTGTTTTTTGGACAGCACTTTTAAAAGCAATCCGAATTATTGGTACAGAAGAAGAACAGGGACGTATGTATGGTGTATATTATGCAGCAAACGGAACAACAGCAGCCATTATTGCAGTTGTAAATCTCTGGGCATATAACCTTGGTGGCGGCGATAAAAATGAGCAAATGGGATTCTTTTTTGCAGTAATCTCTATGGCTATATTTACAATACTTGCTGCAATTCTACTCGCGATTTTTATGGAAGGAACAACAGATAAGGACATCTCTACTGCTGAAGAAGACAAATTCCATTTCAGTGATATTGGTGAAGTTGTAAAAAATCCGGCAGTATGGTTAGTTTCGATTATGTTCTTCTGTATTTATGGTGTATATAGTTGTTCTTCTTATTTCACACCATATTTAACAGATATCGTTGGCTTGTCTACAACTGTGGCCGGTGCATGTTCCGTAATTCGTACCTATGTGGTTATGCTTATTGCGGCACCACTGGGCGGAATTCTTGCAGATAAAATATTTAAATCGACTTTAAACTGGTTTAGATTCGGAGGTACAATCCTTGCATTTTCTATCGCGTTAGTCATCTTAGTCGGAAGTCAGGCTCCTGCTATGTTGATCGCCGTATTAACTCTAATTCCAGGTTTGTTTAGTATGTGTTTGTACGGCGTTATGTTTTCTACAATGCATGAAATCAATATTCCAATTAAAGTGGCTGGAACGGCCATTGGAATTGCTTCGATCATTGGATATTTACCAGACATGTTTTTGAGTACATTTTTTGGATCTATTCTTGATAAGGCACAAGGGGCAGCCGGATATATGCAGATTTTTGAGATTTTAGCTGTATTCTGTGTAATCGTGGTAGTTATTAGTTGTTTCTTATATACAAAATATGTTAAAAAAGCAAAATAG
- a CDS encoding methylated-DNA--[protein]-cysteine S-methyltransferase — protein sequence MVYTCKYKSPLGNILLAADEIGLTGLWFEGQKYFANTLPDEHISQETEILAEAKKWLDVFFSGEEPKFTPPLHPAGSEFRQAVWKILLQIPYGHTITYGEIARKMAERKHASHMSAQAVGGAVGHNEISMIIPCHRVVGTNGSLTGYAGGIDKKILLLKLEHADMSHLFIPKKGTAL from the coding sequence ATGGTATACACATGCAAATATAAATCACCGTTAGGAAATATTTTACTGGCAGCGGATGAAATCGGGCTTACTGGCTTGTGGTTTGAAGGACAGAAATATTTTGCAAATACACTTCCGGATGAGCATATTTCGCAGGAAACGGAGATTCTGGCAGAGGCAAAAAAATGGCTGGATGTGTTTTTTTCCGGGGAAGAACCGAAATTTACTCCGCCTCTTCATCCTGCCGGATCAGAATTCAGACAGGCAGTATGGAAGATTTTATTACAGATTCCTTATGGACACACGATCACATACGGTGAAATCGCCCGCAAAATGGCTGAACGGAAACATGCTTCTCATATGTCTGCTCAGGCAGTTGGCGGTGCGGTTGGACATAATGAAATTTCTATGATTATTCCCTGTCATCGAGTCGTAGGCACAAATGGAAGTTTAACAGGATATGCAGGGGGAATTGACAAAAAAATATTACTGCTTAAGTTGGAACACGCAGATATGAGTCATTTATTTATTCCGAAGAAAGGAACAGCATTGTAG
- a CDS encoding MATE family efflux transporter, producing the protein MSKDEYLITDTPLKALTVFAMPMILGSFFQQVYNMADSIIVGQFVGSSALAAVGACAALTNVFICVALGAGVGAGVLVSRYFGARDYSKMKTIVSTSLISFLILSILLSVFGFCLSHSMMSLLQTPADILEEAVLYLRVYFAGFPFLFMYNILSTMFTSIGESKIPLGLLIFSSVLNIFMDLWMVAGLGLGVFGAALATLIAQGISAVFSLLIFFSRMHRYKSHFAWFDGKELHSMLRIAVPSVLQQSTVSIGMMIVQAVVNPFGTQALAGYSATMRVENVFSLIFVSIGNAVSPYVSQNLGAKKLERMKKGYHAALVLDLCFAILAFIVIETLHTQISSLFLGKDGTVLAYQVSGNYMRWLGYFFIFMGIKMATDGVLRGLGIMRPFLIANMVNLTIRLSVALICAPRFGIAFVWLAVPAGWFANFLISYVALRKSWPTESIANS; encoded by the coding sequence ATGTCAAAAGATGAATATTTGATCACAGATACGCCTTTGAAAGCGCTGACTGTTTTTGCAATGCCTATGATTCTGGGGAGCTTTTTTCAACAAGTATATAATATGGCTGATTCTATTATCGTTGGTCAGTTTGTCGGATCTTCTGCACTTGCTGCAGTTGGAGCATGTGCTGCGCTTACAAATGTCTTCATTTGTGTGGCATTGGGGGCCGGTGTAGGTGCAGGTGTGCTTGTGAGCCGTTATTTTGGAGCCAGAGATTATAGTAAAATGAAAACAATTGTGTCAACATCATTGATCAGCTTCCTGATTTTAAGCATACTTCTGAGTGTGTTTGGGTTTTGTCTTTCCCATTCGATGATGAGTTTATTACAGACACCTGCTGATATACTGGAGGAAGCAGTATTGTATCTTCGTGTTTATTTTGCAGGTTTTCCGTTTTTGTTTATGTACAACATCCTTTCAACGATGTTCACCTCTATCGGAGAGTCAAAAATTCCACTGGGCCTTTTGATATTCTCTTCTGTTTTGAATATATTTATGGATCTTTGGATGGTAGCTGGACTTGGTCTGGGTGTGTTTGGCGCAGCCCTTGCAACTCTCATTGCACAGGGGATTTCTGCAGTGTTTTCACTTTTGATTTTCTTTAGTCGGATGCACCGGTATAAAAGTCACTTTGCCTGGTTTGATGGGAAGGAGTTACATTCTATGCTTCGAATTGCTGTACCTTCGGTTCTTCAGCAGTCTACCGTGTCAATTGGGATGATGATCGTACAGGCAGTTGTAAATCCATTCGGTACACAGGCACTTGCCGGTTATTCCGCAACGATGAGGGTAGAGAATGTCTTTTCATTGATTTTCGTATCCATTGGAAATGCGGTCTCGCCGTATGTTTCCCAAAATCTTGGGGCAAAGAAACTAGAACGTATGAAAAAAGGATATCATGCGGCACTGGTATTAGATCTCTGTTTTGCGATCCTTGCTTTTATAGTTATTGAAACACTGCATACACAAATTTCTTCGTTATTTCTGGGCAAAGATGGAACCGTCTTAGCATATCAGGTGTCCGGAAATTATATGAGATGGCTCGGTTACTTTTTCATTTTCATGGGGATCAAAATGGCAACAGACGGAGTCCTTCGTGGACTTGGAATCATGAGACCATTTCTTATTGCAAATATGGTAAATCTTACAATAAGATTGTCAGTTGCTTTAATCTGTGCCCCTCGTTTTGGTATTGCATTTGTATGGCTTGCCGTACCGGCTGGCTGGTTCGCAAATTTTCTGATTTCTTATGTGGCACTTAGAAAATCGTGGCCAACCGAAAGCATAGCGAATTCTTGA
- a CDS encoding NAD(P)-dependent oxidoreductase — MKVAICDYKEPLNRDLEIEKGIFKKMLGEDTEISLYVHEGDCEAFKKAIKDVDGVLTSYLEFPKEIIQSNPALKGISIEATGYNFVDADAAEKQNTAVAVIGEYCTQEVADHTMALMLAVARKLKHYDREIEKKHVYDYNSTSGMIRLEGSTFGIMGLGKIGKAVAKRAQGFGMHVIAYSPSCNPDVAETLGVKLVSKEELFATSDVISLHMRLTDENVNILNKEAFDQMKKKPVIVNVSRGAMIDEMALLDALNQGKIFGAGLDVLVEETNENTLKSPFVGREDVVLTPHTAFYSDFALYECQRIAAENLCYILKGEKDKIFRMVNNVEVTAWKE; from the coding sequence ATGAAAGTAGCAATTTGTGATTATAAGGAACCACTCAACAGAGATCTTGAGATTGAAAAAGGAATCTTCAAAAAAATGTTGGGGGAAGATACGGAAATTTCTTTATATGTGCACGAGGGTGACTGTGAAGCATTCAAAAAGGCAATAAAAGATGTGGATGGAGTTCTGACTTCCTATCTGGAATTTCCAAAAGAAATTATTCAAAGCAATCCAGCCTTGAAAGGAATTTCTATAGAGGCAACCGGTTATAATTTTGTAGATGCAGATGCTGCTGAAAAACAAAATACAGCCGTAGCAGTAATCGGGGAATATTGCACTCAGGAAGTAGCAGATCATACGATGGCCTTAATGCTTGCAGTAGCCAGAAAACTAAAACACTATGATCGGGAAATCGAGAAGAAACATGTATATGATTATAATTCAACGTCTGGAATGATTCGTCTCGAAGGATCTACATTTGGCATTATGGGACTCGGAAAAATAGGCAAAGCAGTTGCGAAAAGAGCTCAGGGATTTGGAATGCATGTTATTGCATACAGCCCTTCCTGTAACCCAGATGTAGCAGAAACCTTGGGAGTAAAACTTGTTTCCAAAGAAGAATTGTTTGCGACTTCCGATGTCATCAGTCTTCATATGCGTTTAACGGACGAAAACGTTAATATTTTAAATAAAGAAGCATTTGATCAAATGAAAAAGAAACCAGTTATTGTCAATGTATCACGTGGTGCCATGATTGATGAAATGGCACTTCTAGATGCTTTAAATCAAGGAAAGATTTTTGGTGCAGGACTGGATGTTCTAGTAGAAGAAACCAACGAAAACACTTTAAAATCTCCATTTGTTGGCAGAGAAGATGTCGTATTGACACCTCATACCGCTTTTTATTCTGATTTTGCATTGTATGAATGCCAGAGAATTGCCGCAGAAAATCTCTGCTATATTCTTAAGGGTGAAAAAGATAAGATATTTCGTATGGTAAATAATGTGGAAGTCACAGCTTGGAAAGAGTAA